In the Colletotrichum lupini chromosome 1, complete sequence genome, one interval contains:
- a CDS encoding tRNA wybutosine-synthesizing protein, producing the protein MADGKGKSRGKKPKPENTISAATRAWLISLPPQTQPWQSQDELETLLNQHTPKRFTVYEPMLLLPSGSFSKGSWPIILNHPDVSEDEIHHLWETILRDVSKTGSTTLTHLAVNEGIPLQTDTGSYGSALEKNENILRTPSGLKILHGDFGPSNNPANPSPQDFEGAFWVSTKQNGIHQTWAPRWTMFSRGNIKEKTRLLDFHSQASPDTTFPRRQVLAPALKNYWAVDMYAGIGYFTFSYAKLGLKVVCWELNPWSVEALRRGAVANGWRVKVVQGKDMNLPAARLFTGDEQITIFLQDNQQARPRIGDMRASGTAVDILHINGGLLPTSEPTWRPAWDITAGCENDCWLHLHENVGVHEIESRRAQIQRLYDGWAETANGGGRAATVEHVELVKTYAPDVWHCVFDVHITRSSSVT; encoded by the coding sequence ATGGCCGATGGGAAGGGGAAATCGCGAGGTAAAAAACCCAAGCCTGAAAACACAATATCCGCAGCCACTAGAGCTTGGCTCATCTCATTACCGCCACAAACTCAACCATGGCAAAGCCAAGACGAGCTTGAGACTCTCCTCAACCAGCACACACCCAAACGCTTCACAGTCTATGAGCCCATGCTGTTACTCCCTAGTGGAAGTTTCAGCAAGGGCTCATGGCCAATCATCCTCAACCACCCAGACGTCAGCGAAGATGAAATCCATCACCTGTGGGAAACAATCCTTCGAGACGTCTCCAAGACCGGCTCAACAACTCTGACGCATCTCGCCGTCAATGAAGGCATCCCTCTACAAACAGACACAGGTTCGTATGGTTCGGCTTTGGAAAAGAACGAGAACATCCTGCGAACACCAAGCGGGCTCAAGATCCTCCATGGCGACTTTGGCCCCTCCAATAACCCCGCCAACCCCTCGCCCCAAGATTTTGAGGGAGCTTTCTGGGTGTCGACCAAGCAAAACGGCATACATCAAACATGGGCTCCTCGATGGACCATGTTCAGCCGGGGTAACATCAAAGAGAAGACGCGCCTCCTCGACTTTCATAGCCAAGCCAGTCCAGACACCACGTTTCCTCGCCGTCAAGTACTAGCACCTGCTCTCAAGAACTATTGGGCGGTGGACATGTACGCAGGCATCGGCTACTTCACCTTCTCCTACGCAAAGCTGGGACTGAAGGTCGTCTGCTGGGAACTCAACCCATGGAGCGTCGAAGCGCTCCGCCGCGGTGCCGTTGCCAATGGCTGGCGAGTCAAAGTTGTCCAAGGAAAAGACATGAATCTACCAGCTGCACGACTCTTCACGGGCGACGAGCAAATCACAATCTTCCTCCAGGATAACCAGCAAGCCAGGCCTAGGATAGGCGATATGCGGGCGTCGGGCACGGCAGTCGACATCCTACATATCAACGGCGGCCTTCTCCCCACCAGCGAGCCTACGTGGCGACCGGCCTGGGACATCACCGCGGGGTGCGAGAACGACTGCTGGCTCCATCTCCACGAGAACGTCGGCGTCCATGAGATTGAATCGCGGCGCGCACAGATCCAACGCCTTTACGACGGTTGGGCGGAAACGGCAAACGGCGGCGGGCGAGCCGCGACGGTCGAGCATGTCGAATTAGTCAAGACGTACGCGCCCGATGTATGGCACTGCGTCTTTGATGTACATATTACAAGATCT
- a CDS encoding RNAse P Rpr2/Rpp21/SNM1 subunit domain-containing protein, whose translation MDASNLPAHLSYLNDAAHLLRASAPETSAYLMSHHNELMFINDVEQNDVQRQHICGACGNIMVPGQGTTLKLETEKALKRKRRSVTTQASKTKLEPQQRSGTRKLFSCGKCSRITKISFPAPPPAVRRRAKIEHRSAAKTQQATVAEAAKPATSNSSSKKRAKNRKAGLQALLSQAKTSSLGARSLSLADFGRLG comes from the coding sequence ATGGACGCCTCAAATTTGCCAGCGCATTTGAGCTATCTTAATGATGCTGCTCATCTCCTCAGGGCGTCCGCCCCCGAGACCTCAGCGTACCTGATGAGCCACCATAACGAGCTCATGTTCATCAACGACGTAGAGCAGAACGACGTTCAACGACAACACATCTGCGGCGCCTGCGGTAACATCATGGTTCCCGGTCAGGGCACTACGCTCAAGCTCGAGACCGAAAAGGCACTGAAGAGGAAGAGACGTAGTGTCACGACTCAAGCATCAAAGACGAAGCTCGAACCTCAGCAGCGGTCTGGCACGCGAAAGCTTTTCAGCTGTGGGAAGTGCAGCCGCATCACCAAGATTTCGTTCCCTGCGCCGCCACCGGCCGTGAGACGCCGGGCCAAAATTGAGCACCGGTCCGCGGCGAAGACGCAACAAGCCACTGTGGCCGAGGCAGCTAAACCGGCCACGTCCAATTCTAGCAGCAAGAAGCGTGCGAAGAACCGCAAGGCAGGGCTGCAGGCTCTTCTTAGCCAAGCCAAGACCTCTTCTTTGGGGGCCAGAAGTCTGAGTCTTGCTGATTTTGGTCGACTGGGCTGA